One Candidatus Nitrososphaera evergladensis SR1 genomic window, CGACCTTGTCATAACAAACGCGATAGTGATGGACCCGGTGCTTGGAATCGTAAAGGCAGACATCGGGATAAAGAACGGCAAGATAGCTGGAATTGGCAAGGCTGGCAACCCGGACGTCATGGACAACGTCGACATGATAGTTTCCTCGGCTACTGAAGTAATCGCCGGCGAGCATACGATATGCACGCCCGGCACGATTGACACGCACATTCACTTTATCTCACCCCAGCAGGCAACAGAGGCAATATGCGCCGGCACGACTACGATGATAGGCGGAGGCACGGGCCCCGCAGACGGCACAAACGCGACAACGTGCACGCCGGGGCCATGGAATATCCACAGGATGCTTGAAGCACTCGACGAGCTCCCGCTGAACTTTGGGCTCCTTGGCAAGGGAAACGACTCGCGCGAGCCGGCGCTCATCGAGCAGATAGCGGCTGGCGCCTGCGGGCTGAAACTTCACGAAGATTGGGGCTCTACGCCGGCAGCAATTGACGCCGCGCTCCAAGTCGCAGACAGGACAGACACGCAGGTGGCAATCCACACCGACACGCTCAACGAGTGCGGCTTTGTGGACGACACGATTGAAGCAATAGCTGGGCGCACCATCCACACGTACCACACGGAGGGAGCCGGCGGAGGCCATGCGCCGGACATTTTAAAAATTGCCGGCGAGAACAACATACTGCCGTCGTCGACAAACCCGACAAGGCCATTTACCGCAAACACGCTTGAAGAGCACCTTGACATGATGATGGTGTGCCACCACCTGAACCCCTCGATACCAGAGGATGTTGCGTTTGCTGAATCCCGAATACGCGCCGAGACCATAGCGGCAGAAGATGTCCTGCACGACATTGGCGCGCTTTCCATGTATTCGTCAGACAGCCAGGCGATGGGCAGGGTGGGAGAGGTCACGTCAAGGGCGTGGCAGACTGCAGACAAGATGAAAAAGATGGCCGGCAGGCTGAAAGGCGAAAAGGGAAACAACGACAACCTGCGCGCAAAGAGATACCTGGCAAAGCTCACGATAAACCCGGCGATAGCCCACGGCATCTCTTCCTACGTCGGCTCGCTTGAAAATGGCAAGATAGCAGACATTGTCATCTGGACGCCGCAGTTCTTTGGGGTAAAGCCAAAGATGGTGGTAAAGGGAGGGTTTATCGCGTATTCGCTCATGGGCGACCCAAGCGCGTCGATACCGACTCCAGAGCCTGTCTATTACAGGCCGATGTTTGGGTCGATGGGCGCGGCAAAATATTCCACGTCGTTTACGTTCACGTCAAAGCTGGCAATCAGAAACGGCGTCCGCAAAAAACTTGGACTGAAGAAAAAGCTGTTGCCCGTGAAAAACTGCCGCAAAATCGGCAAGCGCGACATGCTGTACAACGACCTTGCGCCAAAGATAGACGTCGACCCAGAGACGTACGAGGTAAGGGTGGACGGCAAGGTGGCGGCAAGCGAGCCGGCAAAGAGCCTTTCAATGTCAAGACTCTACAACCTCTTTTAGAGTTCGGCAGCCGAATGTGAATATTTATATACTTAGTAAGTAGATAAAAGAGCCATGACTCCTGTAAGGAATCAAAAAGACGTCGAAAAAGCAGCAAGCCGCGCCATCGAGGCCCTCTACGGGCCAGAGGTCAAGGACCTGAAGATAAGGGTGCTATTGCCGTTCCCAAACGAGCATAAACAGGAGGGCTGGGACGCAAATGTTACTTTCCTGCTGAAGGGGATGCAGTACACGGTCGACCTCCTGATAAACCAGGACGATGGCCAGATAACAAACGCAAGGCTCATCGACACGATGATGCCCATCTAAACTTTTTTGGCAACGATAGATTGTGAAATAGTCTAGGATCGGTTTGCCTCTACGCCGATGTTAAACGTGCCAAGGTAGCCCGGCCCATTGTCTTTTGTAAGGTTGAGCATCAGGTGGGAGCCCGTGTTGCTTTGCAGCATGCCGTCAGTTGACGGTCCGGTGTAGATAAAGTCCTGATTGTTTTTGAGGGGGCGGGGACCGTGGTCGCTGTACGGGGCCTGCGCTTCTATCTTGTCTGAAACAGAGTCGTCAAGGTAAAACTGCGACGTCCACTCGAACGTCTTTGCAGAACCCTCAAAGGTGCGGACCTTGACGTGGATGTGCAGAGCCCTGCCCTCGTACCAGCCGGGGTAGACGGTGGTGAACCGGACCGTGCCGTTACCGTCAGTCAGCTGGTATCCCCGGAGGAACTTTTTCCCTTCAGTGCCAATGCTTGCAATGTCAGAGTAAAGCCCTTGGGAGTTTGTCTGCCAAATGTCTACCTGCGCGTTGCGGAGAGGGATGCAGGAGCCATTGTCAACGTCATAGACATTAAGCAAAAGTCGCAGCGGGACGCCGTCTTGGACCGAGCCGTCGGACGGGTCCGGCCGGATGTCAGAGCGTTCCAGCTTTTCATCGACAAAGTACGGGCCTTCTATCTGCTGCGGCGTGTCTTCGACTTCAATCAGCGACGGAGTCAGGGTGCATTTTTGTACAGCAGCGACAGGTTGGGAGGCGCTGCCGGGCTGACTTGTCGGCCCCATTGGGCGACCCATCGACATTGGTACAAACGATCCTGCCAGTATTATTGCCGCAACGACCCCGACAAGAGCCAAGAGCTGATTGTTGTTTTTCTTCTCTGCAGGCGCAGCCCTGTAGTCAACGACCTGTTTGCGGATTTCATAAACCAGAATTGCAGCCAAGAGCCCGACAAAGGCCGCCTGAGAGACTTCGATGGCTATGGCTATCGGGTTGACGGGGCCTCCTCTTCCTGTAATCGGGTTGCCCGGCATCCTGGTTATGGCCCATAACGCAATAAGCACCAGCGTCCCTGCAATGCCTGTGTAATACCACGGCCTGCCCCACCTTCTCACCACAGGTATTATCCAGAACACCTGCGCGATTCCCCCTACGACGAACAGGATGCCGCCTGCAGCGTTGAACTCCAGGCTGCCAGGACCAAGGGTAAGGTGCAACACGCCAGCTATGGCGGTGGCAGCGGCTGCCACATAGTACAACGCGCTAGAGTAGGCCATGTTAGTTACCGGATATTTCAGAATGCGCTACGGCGGTATATTAAAGCCACATACGCACGCACAAAAATATCTGCCGTTCAAAGGCTATTGCTAGATACTATAGCTAATCTTGACGATTATTGAAATAAAAATAAAAACTAGCGACAAGTCCAAGCGTGAAAACCAAGGGGAACCATAATGCTTAATATAGAAAAGTTGCGAGAGCTCACTCGTATTGGATGCACGAAACATCGGCCTGCGCAACATCGAGGTCGCCGATACCAAGATATGCTCAATTGACGGCGAGAACGGGAAGCTGATTTACCGCGGATTTGACATACTTGACCTTGTAAACCATTCCACCTTTGAAGAAACGTCTTACCTCCTGCTTTTTGGCGAGCTCCCAAGCCCGGAGCAGCTGACAGACTTTGGCCGCAGGCTGCGCGAGGCGCGCGGCATACCCGAGCCGATGATAAAGAGCATGAAAAACCGTCCCAAGAGGGCGCAACCGATGGACGTGCTCCAGTCGTGCGTTGCCGAGCTTGCAGACTATGACCTCAACATCGATGATTTCTCAAAGGAGGCGCACACGAGGCGCGCCATTACGCTCATTGCAAAGATCCCCTCAATCGTTGCGGCATGGAACCGCGTACGGACCGGCCAGCACGTGGTCGACCCGATGGAAGAGGGCTCTCACGCAGCCAATTTCCTCTACATGCTGAGAGGCGTCGAGCCGTCGGCTGAGGAGGCCAAGGTGATGGACATCTGCTTCATACTGCACGCCGAGCACAGCTTTAACGCATCCACTTTTGCGGCACGCGAGATATCGTCTACGAGGGCCAGCATGTACGCGGCAATAAGCGGCGCGGTGGGCGCGCTGTCCGGCGAACTGCACGGCGGCGCAAACGTGCAGGTCATGAAGATGCTTTTAGAGATAGGCGACCCGGCAAACGTGGAAAAATGGGTTGCAAGCCGCCTGTCGTCGGGAGGCAGAATAATGGGCATGGGCCACGCAGTGTACCGCACCACGGATCCCCGCGCCGACATCCTCTCAAGGCTCTCAAAGGCGATTTCAAAGGAAAAGAACAACAAGTGGTTCGAGATAACCGAGCGTGCCGAAAAGGCGACAAAGAAATGGATGCTTGAAAACAAAGGACAGGCAATCTATCCAAACGTGGACCTCTACAGCGCCTCAATATACTACAGCATGGGAATCCCGATGGACCTCAACACACCGATATTTGCAATATCCAGGATATCAGGCTGGGCGTCGCACGTCATCGAGGAAAAGTTTGCAGAGGCGGCACCCAAGCCGGCGCTCTACCGGCCAAAGGCAGTGTACATCGGCCGGTACTGCGGCCCTATGGGCTGCGAGTACGTCCCGCTTTCAGAGCGCAAACAACAGCAGCAGGTCGCCTAGTTGCCGGCAACAGACCTTGCCTTCATCCACTCTCTTGCCCTGCGCTCTGCCATGTGCTTTTTCAGGATGATAAGCGCCATCTCGTAGAACGTGACGCCGTTTCTGCGCGACTGCATGTCTATCCATTTCAGGCCTTCTGCAAGCTCGGGATCTCCCTCGGCGCTGACTACGAGGTCGTCAACAATCTTCATAAAGTTCTCGTCGTCGGCTTCGCTTGCAATCATGTCAGTAATGTCAGGTAGCCGGATAGCGTTTTGATGCCGCAGTTCAAGCAGTATTGACACACTGCACATATTATTTTGACACAAGCAGAAAAGCGAATAATCGAGCAAATGTTTGCAGAATACCGAAAATCATGCTCGATTTTGAAAATTTCGCATTGCGCCTTCAAATACTTAAATAAGCCCCCGGTTTGATTTGTATGTCAAATGGTTTCTGGGAATGAGGCGAGGGGCCCCGATGGAGGCTCTTGCTAATTGAGAATAAAGTTTGGTTTTACGCAGGGTCTCAACGTTGCAAGGCTTGGCCTTGACGAGACCCAGATCCTCACAGCAGCGCAGATGGCAGACAGGCTGGACTATGACTCGGTGTGGGCGATGGACCACTCTAACGTGCCGCAGTGGAAGAACGCAGTGGTAAACGACGCCTGGCTCATGCTTGCAGCGATAGGCGCGGTGACAAGAAACGTCGAGCTTGGGACGTGCGTCACCGACGCAATACGCAGGCACCCGTCCGCAATAGCGCTGTCGACGATTACGCTTGACAGGATAACAAACGGCAGGGGCGTGCTTGGCATCGGCGCCGGCGAGGCCCAGAACGTCGTCGACTTTGGAATCGAGTTTTCCAAGCCGGTCACGAAATTCAGGGAGCAGCTTGAAGTCATTGAAAAGCTCTTCGAGTCAGACCCGGACAACCGCGTCAACTACGAGGGCCAGTACTACAAGCTCGTAAACGCCTGCCTGCAGGCTGCAAGCGTCAGAAAGCCAAGGCCGCCCGTGTACATTGCCGCAGGCGCGCCAAAGACGCTTGAGCTGTGCGCCACGTACGGCGACGGATGGATCCCGATCGGCTACACGCCAGAATTGTTCAAGGCGCACGCCAGCATCATCAAGGATCACGCAAAGAGGCTCGGCCGCGACCTTTCAGGCTTCCAGTTTGCAAACGACGTCGACATTTACTTCTCCGAAGACGGCGAGGAGGCATGGAACAAGATGAAAAATGCAGTAAAGGTCAGCCTCTACAAGCCGGAGCTGCTAAAAGTGCACAACATCCCCCAGTCGTCCGAGTTTGACTTTCGCAAGTATTTCACAGAATACACGATGGACAAGCCGGAACTGATGGAGGCGATGAAAAAGGCAGCATTGCAGATCCCAGACAGCGTCGCCCGCACCGCCATAGGCGTCGGTTCACCCGATGACGTGATAGAGATGCTGGAGCGCTTTATCAAGGCAGGCACGAACCACTTTATCATCAGGTTCTGGGGAGACGGCTACTTTAAGAACATCGAGATGTTTGGCAAGAAGGTCATCCCCTACTTCCGCGACCAGGCACGCAAGTAGCTACGAAAAAGAGTCGAGCGATACCGTCGCTCCTCTCTTGCTCTTCTTTTCATCATCATCGTTGTTTTCTACAGGTTCTGCGTCAAAGCCCATCTTTTTCAAAGACGTGGCAAACTCTTCTGCAAAGCCGTGAAAAGTATAGACCTTGTCAGGGGCGCACGCCTTGACGGCTTGTACAAGCTCCGAGTAGTCGCAGTGGTCGCTCATTGGAAACGCATAGTCAAGGCCCATCCTGTAGCGGTAGCCCGCGTCAAGGGCCCATCCGGAAAAGCCGACCGTGACTGCGCCGTACTTGCGCTTCATTTCCTGTACGAACGCGCTTCTCCCTGACATCAAAGGGGCAACCATTATCCACGGCTTGCTCTTTGAGAGGAGGCCGCGCTCTTCTGCCTCGGTGTGCGAGATCGCGTTTTTCAGGTCGACGCCAAGGTCCAGGTACACAGAGTTCATCTTGGCAACTGAATCATGGACGTACACTGGGTCCCAGTGGCCAAACAGCTTGGTCAGCAATTGCGCCTTGCCAAGTGCGTACCCCATCAGGATGACAGGTATCCCCATGTCATACATTTCAGATATGACCTTGTTGGTCCTGTGCGTGACTTCTTCGACTGCGGGAAACTTGTAGCCGGGCCGGCCAAAAGTGGACTCGATTATCAGCGTGCTTGCGTGAGGCATCTTCGCCGGCTTCATGAACGCCCGCTCGCGAATCGAAAGGTCGCCGGTGTAATAGACGTCCTTGTCGTTTATCAAAAGTCCGCGTGAGCCAAGTATGTGGCCCGTGTCGACAAGCGTAAAGCCGTCGTGTTCTTCTTCGCCTTCGATGCTGTAGCCCCTTGCCCCTGCAAGAAGCGACGTTTCTTTTGAGACAATGAGGCGGGATTTGCTTTTCTTGCCCTTTCTGTGCATGTGGTCGATGTGGGCGTGGGAGACAAACGCATAGTCGCAGTCCGATGCGCGCGACGGGTCAAGCGCAATTGTGGTGCCATCCTTCTGGCGCACAGTTATTCCCGACTTGCCGTGAAATATCGAAGAAGGCATCCCGAGCTGTCATGCCTAGATTGAATTGCTATTTTAACATTTATCTAGAGACGTTTAAGAATGGGCCGCGCCGACGCATATTTGCTTGACGACTAACCTCGGCATACTCATCTCCGGCAGGGGAAGCAATATGGACGCCATTCTGGCAGCGATAAAGGCGGGGAGGATACCAAGCGCCAGGCCGCGAATCGTAATTTCAAACAAGCCCGATGCAGCAGGGTTAAAGACTGCATCGGAAAAGTACGGCGTACCTACAAAGGTCATACCATCAGAAGGACTGAAGGGATGGGACTATGACAAAAAACTGGTCGCCGCCCTTGAGGAAGCGGGCGTCACGCCGGAGAACGGCCTTGTGTGCCTTGCAGGGTTTATGCGCATAATCAGCCCCGAGTTTGTCAGGCATTTCAAGATGCGGATACTGAACATCCACCCCGCGCTCCTGCCGTCTTTTCCCGGCCTGCACGCGCAGAGGCAGGCAGTAGACTATGGAGTAAAAGTATCAGGGTGCACGGTGCATTTCGTGGACGAAGGCGTCGACTCGGGCCCTGTCATACTGCAGAGGACGGTGCCGGTGATGGAAGGCGACACCGAAGAGACGCTGAGCGCAAGGATACTGGAGCAGGAGCACCAGGCATACCAGGAGGCTGTCAGGCTGTTTGCAGAAGGGCGCCTGAAGGTGGAAGGCCGCAAGGTACGCGTGCTATGAGCTATTGTTGTTTTTCCTGATGGTTACCATTATTGCGCCTGCCAAGGCTGCACCTATCACCGAAAACGCAAGGTAAGGGCTTGCAGGACCAAACGCGTCTGACGACAGGCCGACCCCCACGGGCCCCACGGTCCACCCTGCGCCAAAGAGCGCCTCGTAGATTCCAAGCTTGGTCCCCATCTTTTCCACCGGCGCGTTCTTGGTCACGAAATTGAACGTGACAGGATAGAATATGCTGGTTGCGACGCCGGCAAGCACGAGCGCTATTGCAAACGACCACACCGACGCAAAGGCAAACGAGATAGCCATGCTGGCGGCCATCACCGCAACGGCTGCGGCAAGCGCGGCCCTGCCCCTGCCTGCCATGAGCCGTACAAACGGCAGGGTCGCAAACCGGGCCATCCCAAACACGAAAAACAAGAGCTCGATATTCTGGTCGGTGATGGACGCGGCCTTCATGTACGCAGGGTATATCGCTATCAGGACGCCAAACGTGACGGCGTAATAGAGCACGACGGCGCTTACCGTAGGCATCGATGCCACTTCGTGCTTCAAGTCGCCAAGCCGGAGAAGCCTGTGCCTTTCGACCTGTACGGGCCGGCCGTGCCTAAGCAAGAAAAACGAGGGGACAAGCGCAAGCGATATCGCCAGCGCCGATAGCTCAAACAGGACGCGGTAATCGAAATGCTCCAGGACCACCTTTCCAATCAGAGGTCCGGTCATAAAGCCTCCCACCCATGCTGCCGTAAAGAGCGCTATCCACTTGACGCGCTTGTCGGAAGGCGCGGTAGTGGATATTATCGCCTCGGCCGACGGCCAGAAAAACGCGTGGGCAATCCCGGAGAGGCCCCGGAACGCAGTCGCGCCAGCCACAGATGTGACCTCTGACAGCATGAATATCGCAAAGGCGTTTAGCGAAACGCCCAGAATGAGCAGGTATGCCTTGTTGGTCCTGTCAAGCAGCATCCCGCCAAAGAGCGGCACCACCATGTATGGCAAATAGTTGGCAAGGCCGATGACTCCCACCTCGGAAAAGTTGGCGCCAAGCTCCTCCTTGGCAAACACCGGCACTATCGGCGAGTGCATCCCGTACGCAATGCCCACGATTGCGGCGCAGGCTGCGACAAAGAGGATTGGCTTCATTTGGGCGATCACCGCCGCGTTATTATTTGTAGGCGGCCACCATGATGGCGCCGTCCAGCATTCCCTTGTCAAAAACCACCTTTGAAAATTTCTCGGCAAGCATCGCTTCAAGCTCTGAATTTTTTGGCCACCGCAGAAACGTGCCGTACAGCGTCGTAAATTTCAGCCCTGGCTTGCCGGCGGCCATGTACGCAAAAATCCCAAGGAAGTGCTTCAGGTAGGTGGCGACCATCCAGCGCTTGAATGCGCCGTCCGGCTTGCCAAGGTCGACGATTATGAGCCGGCCTCCCGGCACAAGGACGCGGTGCATCTCGGCTATTGCCTTTCTCAGGTCGATTGCGTCCCGGAGCGAATAGCCGCACAGGACCGCGTCAAAAGTGTCGTCCTGAAACGGCATGTGCTCAAATATGCCCGATGAAAGCGACGGCCTGTACGCGCCTGCAAAAAACGTGCGCGTGTTTGCAAGCATCTCTGGCAGCGGGTCGTACATCACAATCCTTGCGTTTCCGCCTGCTTCTGCAAGAGCGACCCTTGACATGTTGCCAAAGCCCGAGCCGGCGTCAAGCACGAGGTTTTCTGGCATAACCCTCCCCTTTATCGCATGGTGGCGGTATTCCTCGTCCTTGCCAAGCGAAATCACGCGGTTGACCTTGTTGTACACCGGGACTATGGAGCGTAGCACTTCAATGACTTCAGGCCAGTACTGGCTCCCAAGCCCTGACAAATTGCAGCAGAGATGCGGGATGTTATTATTGTATATAGCGGAAGGCAATTTAGCCAGGAGCAACAAGACGCAGGCGTGGCAAACAACAGCAGCTATCGCTGCCCGAAATGCAGCTCGCCCCATTCGGTGGGCGCAGACAGGATATTTGACGGGCGGCTGATGTTCCGGTGCGCAAGGTGCAAGATCTGCGCAATTGTACAGTCTTCCACAAGCACCGACGAGTCGTACCTGGAGTTCCTTGACAAGTGCGAAGACGGCGGCGGAGCGGCCACGACCGACGACCTCCGGCTCTTGATGGAGCAAGAGAAGATAATCAGGCCAAAGAAGGAGATAGACGCGTTTCTTGCAGGGCTGGAAGGCAAGGACCCGCTTTTAGAAGAGGTGCTGCGCTCTGACCGGGACTATGTAGTTGATTTCAGGTCACTTGAGGAGCCACCGCCGGAGTACGGGAATGACGTCAATAGTATGCCAGTCGACGAGGGCATTATCAGCGTCCTAAAGGCAAAGGGCATTGAAAAATTGTACAAATTCCAGGAGGAGGCCATAAAAAAGATCCTGCAGGGAAACGACGTCGTCATCACGGCGCCCACCGCCTCCGGCAAGACGGAGGCTTTTTGCATACCCATCCTGCAAAAGATAGCGGAGGAAGTCTCGCGCTTTGGGTCGCTCCGTGCTGGCGAGCGCGGAAAGATAATGGCGATTTTCGTGTACCCGACAAAGGCCCTTGGCCGCGACCAGATGCCCAAGATAACCGAGCTTGCCGAGCCACTTGGCGTGCGCGCGGCTGTCCTTGACGGCGACACACCAGACACAGAGCGCGCAAGGGTCCTTGAATCTCCGCCTGACATCATCGTCACCAACTTTGACGTCATACACTACCACATGATGCACAGGACGAAATTCTCAAGAGCGTTAAGGACGGCCAAGTTCCTTGTAGT contains:
- a CDS encoding class I SAM-dependent methyltransferase, encoding MPSAIYNNNIPHLCCNLSGLGSQYWPEVIEVLRSIVPVYNKVNRVISLGKDEEYRHHAIKGRVMPENLVLDAGSGFGNMSRVALAEAGGNARIVMYDPLPEMLANTRTFFAGAYRPSLSSGIFEHMPFQDDTFDAVLCGYSLRDAIDLRKAIAEMHRVLVPGGRLIIVDLGKPDGAFKRWMVATYLKHFLGIFAYMAAGKPGLKFTTLYGTFLRWPKNSELEAMLAEKFSKVVFDKGMLDGAIMVAAYK
- a CDS encoding DUF7475 family protein; the protein is MAYSSALYYVAAAATAIAGVLHLTLGPGSLEFNAAGGILFVVGGIAQVFWIIPVVRRWGRPWYYTGIAGTLVLIALWAITRMPGNPITGRGGPVNPIAIAIEVSQAAFVGLLAAILVYEIRKQVVDYRAAPAEKKNNNQLLALVGVVAAIILAGSFVPMSMGRPMGPTSQPGSASQPVAAVQKCTLTPSLIEVEDTPQQIEGPYFVDEKLERSDIRPDPSDGSVQDGVPLRLLLNVYDVDNGSCIPLRNAQVDIWQTNSQGLYSDIASIGTEGKKFLRGYQLTDGNGTVRFTTVYPGWYEGRALHIHVKVRTFEGSAKTFEWTSQFYLDDSVSDKIEAQAPYSDHGPRPLKNNQDFIYTGPSTDGMLQSNTGSHLMLNLTKDNGPGYLGTFNIGVEANRS
- a CDS encoding exonuclease, which produces MPSSIFHGKSGITVRQKDGTTIALDPSRASDCDYAFVSHAHIDHMHRKGKKSKSRLIVSKETSLLAGARGYSIEGEEEHDGFTLVDTGHILGSRGLLINDKDVYYTGDLSIRERAFMKPAKMPHASTLIIESTFGRPGYKFPAVEEVTHRTNKVISEMYDMGIPVILMGYALGKAQLLTKLFGHWDPVYVHDSVAKMNSVYLDLGVDLKNAISHTEAEERGLLSKSKPWIMVAPLMSGRSAFVQEMKRKYGAVTVGFSGWALDAGYRYRMGLDYAFPMSDHCDYSELVQAVKACAPDKVYTFHGFAEEFATSLKKMGFDAEPVENNDDDEKKSKRGATVSLDSFS
- a CDS encoding MFS transporter — encoded protein: MTRECWTAPSWWPPTNNNAAVIAQMKPILFVAACAAIVGIAYGMHSPIVPVFAKEELGANFSEVGVIGLANYLPYMVVPLFGGMLLDRTNKAYLLILGVSLNAFAIFMLSEVTSVAGATAFRGLSGIAHAFFWPSAEAIISTTAPSDKRVKWIALFTAAWVGGFMTGPLIGKVVLEHFDYRVLFELSALAISLALVPSFFLLRHGRPVQVERHRLLRLGDLKHEVASMPTVSAVVLYYAVTFGVLIAIYPAYMKAASITDQNIELLFFVFGMARFATLPFVRLMAGRGRAALAAAVAVMAASMAISFAFASVWSFAIALVLAGVATSIFYPVTFNFVTKNAPVEKMGTKLGIYEALFGAGWTVGPVGVGLSSDAFGPASPYLAFSVIGAALAGAIMVTIRKNNNSS
- the purN gene encoding phosphoribosylglycinamide formyltransferase codes for the protein MTTNLGILISGRGSNMDAILAAIKAGRIPSARPRIVISNKPDAAGLKTASEKYGVPTKVIPSEGLKGWDYDKKLVAALEEAGVTPENGLVCLAGFMRIISPEFVRHFKMRILNIHPALLPSFPGLHAQRQAVDYGVKVSGCTVHFVDEGVDSGPVILQRTVPVMEGDTEETLSARILEQEHQAYQEAVRLFAEGRLKVEGRKVRVL
- a CDS encoding citrate/2-methylcitrate synthase; translation: MDARNIGLRNIEVADTKICSIDGENGKLIYRGFDILDLVNHSTFEETSYLLLFGELPSPEQLTDFGRRLREARGIPEPMIKSMKNRPKRAQPMDVLQSCVAELADYDLNIDDFSKEAHTRRAITLIAKIPSIVAAWNRVRTGQHVVDPMEEGSHAANFLYMLRGVEPSAEEAKVMDICFILHAEHSFNASTFAAREISSTRASMYAAISGAVGALSGELHGGANVQVMKMLLEIGDPANVEKWVASRLSSGGRIMGMGHAVYRTTDPRADILSRLSKAISKEKNNKWFEITERAEKATKKWMLENKGQAIYPNVDLYSASIYYSMGIPMDLNTPIFAISRISGWASHVIEEKFAEAAPKPALYRPKAVYIGRYCGPMGCEYVPLSERKQQQQVA
- a CDS encoding LLM class flavin-dependent oxidoreductase, with translation MRIKFGFTQGLNVARLGLDETQILTAAQMADRLDYDSVWAMDHSNVPQWKNAVVNDAWLMLAAIGAVTRNVELGTCVTDAIRRHPSAIALSTITLDRITNGRGVLGIGAGEAQNVVDFGIEFSKPVTKFREQLEVIEKLFESDPDNRVNYEGQYYKLVNACLQAASVRKPRPPVYIAAGAPKTLELCATYGDGWIPIGYTPELFKAHASIIKDHAKRLGRDLSGFQFANDVDIYFSEDGEEAWNKMKNAVKVSLYKPELLKVHNIPQSSEFDFRKYFTEYTMDKPELMEAMKKAALQIPDSVARTAIGVGSPDDVIEMLERFIKAGTNHFIIRFWGDGYFKNIEMFGKKVIPYFRDQARK
- the ureC gene encoding urease subunit alpha gives rise to the protein MTLEIPRRQYVDLYGPTKGDKVRLADTDLIIEVERDLLFPGDELMFGGGKSVRDGAGQASGITSRQALDLVITNAIVMDPVLGIVKADIGIKNGKIAGIGKAGNPDVMDNVDMIVSSATEVIAGEHTICTPGTIDTHIHFISPQQATEAICAGTTTMIGGGTGPADGTNATTCTPGPWNIHRMLEALDELPLNFGLLGKGNDSREPALIEQIAAGACGLKLHEDWGSTPAAIDAALQVADRTDTQVAIHTDTLNECGFVDDTIEAIAGRTIHTYHTEGAGGGHAPDILKIAGENNILPSSTNPTRPFTANTLEEHLDMMMVCHHLNPSIPEDVAFAESRIRAETIAAEDVLHDIGALSMYSSDSQAMGRVGEVTSRAWQTADKMKKMAGRLKGEKGNNDNLRAKRYLAKLTINPAIAHGISSYVGSLENGKIADIVIWTPQFFGVKPKMVVKGGFIAYSLMGDPSASIPTPEPVYYRPMFGSMGAAKYSTSFTFTSKLAIRNGVRKKLGLKKKLLPVKNCRKIGKRDMLYNDLAPKIDVDPETYEVRVDGKVAASEPAKSLSMSRLYNLF